One genomic segment of Desmodus rotundus isolate HL8 chromosome 5, HLdesRot8A.1, whole genome shotgun sequence includes these proteins:
- the LOC112317379 gene encoding LOW QUALITY PROTEIN: solute carrier family 22 member 6-like (The sequence of the model RefSeq protein was modified relative to this genomic sequence to represent the inferred CDS: inserted 2 bases in 1 codon) produces the protein MAFNDLLQQLGVVSSFQQIQVTLLFLLLLLLTSHITLQNFTAAILTHHCHLPANTNLSEDWELEAWLPRDKQGQPESCLCFTSPQRGPPFPNATEAKGTAATEPCTNGWIYSNSTFPSTIVTKWDLVCTHRNWPQPGQFICMARMLFGGLMFGNLVDRVGRRKVLTWSCLQLAVSGACTAFTPNFTAYCARRFLSSVAMSGITTNSLTLSLEWLPIHTCPVLSFLFGLFCSLCQFSLASMVYAVPCWCHLQLLVSLPFFVALIYSRSFTESALWXSSSGRLDLSLRALWRVAQINGKQEKGAKLSMELPQMHLRKSRTNAAQPSMLQLLHSPAVRHLLFCLVPLRSALNLSYLGFIMSLRSFGINTHLRQVLFTSADILLHFLGLLANTSLGRRPAQMASLLLSGICILARAAIPQAKVNASTWHYSGECEKATVAGTVGAAENPTSLTKVLLPTGKGGILNPTTPIHLQPPQDGLNQAAGQMDKLDAKKSWGCRTLAPRLSAQSTNPQLDQLQS, from the exons ATGGCCTTCAATGACCTCCTGCAGCAGTTGGGGGTTGTCAGCAGCTTCCAGCAGATCCAGGTGACTTTGctgttcctcctcctgctcctgctgacCTCCCATATCACCCTACAGAACTTTACTGCTGCCATCCTCACCCATCACTGCCACCTGCCTGCCAACACCAACCTCAGCGAGGACTGGGAGCTGGAGGCCTGGCTGCCCCGGGACAAGCAGGGGCAGCCCGAGTCCTGCCTCTGCTTCACCTCCCCACAGCGGGGACCGCCCTTTCCCAATGCCACTGAGGCCAAGGGCACAGCGGCCACAGAGCCCTGTACCAACGGCTGGATCTACAGCAACAGCACCTTCCCTTCCACCATTGTGACCAAG TGGGACCTCGTGTGCACACACCGGAACTGGCCCCAGCCGGGGCAGTTCATTTGCATGGCAAGGATGCTGTTTGGAGGCTTGATGTTTGGGAACTTGGTAGACAG ggtAGGCCGCCGGAAGGTGCTGACCTGGAGCTGCCTGCAGTTAGCGGTGTCAGGGGCCTGCACTGCCTTCACACCCAACTTCACAGCCTACTGCGCTCGCCGCTTCCTTTCAAGTGTGGCTATGAGTGGCATCACCACCAACTCCCTGACACTTA GCTTGGAGTGGCTGCCCATCCACACCTGCCCAGTTCTGAGCTTCTTATTCGGGTTATTCTGCAGCCTCTGCCAGTTCTCCCTGGCCAGCATGGTTTATGCTGTGCCCTGCTGGTGCCACCTGCAGCTATTGGTCTCTCTGCCCTTCTTTGTCGCCTTGATCTACTCCAG GTCCTTCACTGAGTCAGCCCTCTG TTCCTCCTCAGGGAGGCTAGACCTCTCCCTGAGGGCCCTATGGAGAGTGGCCCAGATCAATGGAAAGCAGGAAAAGGGAGCCAAGCTGAGTATGGAG CTGCCTCAGATGCACCTGCGGAAAAGCCGGACGAACGCAGCCCAGCCCTCGATGTTGCAGCTGCTACACTCCCCTGCCGTTCGCCACCTCCTCTTCTGCCTCGTGCCACTGCG GTCCGCACTCAACCTCAGCTACCTTGGCTTCATCATGAGTCTGCGAAGTTTTGGGATCAACACGCACCTTAGGCAGGTGCTCTTCACAAGTGCAGACATCTTATTGCACTTCCTGGGCCTCTTGGCCAACACGTCACTGGGCCGCAGGCCTGCCCAAATGGCCTCCTTGCTGCTGTCAGGGATCTGCATTCTGGCCCGTGCGGCGATACCCCAGG CCAAGGTCAATGCCAGCACTTGGCACTACAGTGGGGAATGTGAAAAAGCAACAGTGGCAGGCACAGTTGGGGCTGCCGAAAACCCCACCAGCCTCACCAAAGTTCTCCTCCCCACAGGCAAAGGG GGAATTCTGAATCCCACCACCCCCATCCACCTTCAGCCCCCCCAAGATGGACTGAACCAGGCTGCTGGCCAGATGGACAAGCTGGATGCCAAG AAATCCTGGGGCTGCCGAACCCTAGCACCCCGACTCTCAGCCCAGAGCACCAACCCCCAGCTCGACCAGCTGCAGTCATAG